A portion of the bacterium genome contains these proteins:
- a CDS encoding DRTGG domain-containing protein: protein MRLSKIIDKCKLEKIAVCSDCEIETGYCGDLMSNVMAHAAQNCIWVTIQAHKNSIAVALIKDIRAIIFTNNVQVEPEVIEKAKEEKINLLRTGKDSFAICGEIYGMLEVKN, encoded by the coding sequence ATGAGGCTATCTAAGATTATTGATAAATGCAAATTAGAAAAAATTGCTGTATGTTCGGATTGTGAAATTGAGACAGGATATTGCGGCGATTTAATGTCTAATGTTATGGCTCATGCTGCTCAGAATTGTATTTGGGTTACTATACAGGCACATAAAAACAGTATCGCAGTTGCTCTCATTAAGGATATTCGGGCAATAATATTTACCAATAATGTACAAGTTGAACCTGAAGTAATTGAAAAAGCCAAAGAAGAGAAGATTAATTTACTGAGAACGGGAAAGGATTCCTTTGCGATTTGCGGAGAAATATATGGCATG